In a genomic window of Nodosilinea sp. E11:
- a CDS encoding methyl-accepting chemotaxis protein — protein MASGIDYSQAYQKAERAYVQGNYPEAAAVIDQLATDYPEDPSVLLLRGHIYCYGLQQYEVAAAQYSAVLDLTSEPEYVDYASNGLDYANQFAANGSAVDYETDAGETFFDAGTSLSMDLESGLGPMSDADLSDSHLELDDFSLEDDFPASIAETGAGLADPFSSSSRDPFGTPGIGTEDNFGSDAAQNNRWAAGQNGLSDITFDDDPPFDSLEIVDDSDDPFGGTVLHGEDLYGGGLASQSFDQDWPPADDGGDDMTVFAPEPDLLTDDLDTASDSIADYDAYAENGYPSALELDDSVQPSSNVDFLDEFSDFDDLGNLPDFELSDSSAGFTTPSVGTSGLSSTDDNGGYSNGTSAFDLSDMGDQAAISDDDIFSIAGATDSLPVFTQGDSHEVEAVSAEQDWLGFLDNAPLPHKEIIVAIAAGVASALAVGVINFAASTLRPGQSMPKDVHAAMALAGGVAGFGAAFGASHLANRQMKKSVDDLQHQFDTVIQGNLTARATVFTEDEFGRLASSFNKMSRVILTTTSEAQRKAQEQEQAKEDLQRQVIRLLDDVEGAARGDLTVQAEVTADVLGAVADSFNLTIQNLREIVEQVSVAARQVSKGSTENEIFARSLSADALRQAEELAVTLNSVQVMTDSIQRVAESAREAEEVARTASSTALKGGESVERTVAGILEIRETVAETTRKVKRLAESSQEISKIVALISQIASRTNLLALNASIEAARAGEAGRGFAIVADEVRQLADRAAKASKEIEQIVLQIQSETGGVMTAMEEGTQQVIEGTRLAEQAKRSLEDIIQVSNRIDVLVRSITADTVEQTETSRAVAQVMQSVELTAQETSQEAQRVSGSLQNLVGVARDLLTSVERFKVNKDN, from the coding sequence ATGGCTTCAGGCATCGATTACTCTCAAGCCTATCAAAAAGCAGAACGAGCCTACGTACAGGGCAACTATCCAGAGGCCGCGGCGGTTATCGATCAGCTCGCTACCGATTACCCCGAAGACCCCAGTGTGCTGCTGCTGCGAGGCCACATCTACTGCTATGGCTTGCAGCAGTACGAGGTGGCAGCGGCTCAATACAGCGCGGTGCTCGACCTCACCTCCGAGCCGGAGTACGTTGACTATGCCAGCAATGGGCTTGATTATGCCAACCAGTTCGCAGCCAATGGCTCAGCCGTAGACTACGAAACTGATGCAGGAGAAACCTTCTTCGACGCGGGTACTTCGCTGTCGATGGATTTAGAAAGTGGTCTTGGGCCAATGAGCGACGCCGACCTATCAGACAGCCATCTCGAGCTGGACGACTTCAGCCTAGAGGACGATTTTCCTGCCTCCATCGCCGAAACTGGCGCGGGTCTAGCCGATCCCTTTTCTAGCAGTTCTCGTGACCCCTTCGGCACACCAGGTATAGGCACAGAGGATAACTTTGGGAGCGACGCGGCGCAGAACAATCGCTGGGCAGCCGGACAAAACGGCCTTAGCGACATCACCTTCGATGACGATCCCCCCTTTGACTCCTTAGAAATTGTCGATGATAGTGATGACCCCTTTGGCGGGACAGTCCTCCATGGCGAGGACCTCTATGGCGGCGGCCTAGCCTCCCAGTCGTTTGATCAAGACTGGCCCCCAGCCGACGATGGTGGCGACGATATGACCGTCTTTGCCCCTGAGCCCGATCTACTGACCGATGATTTGGATACCGCCAGCGATAGTATCGCCGACTACGACGCCTACGCCGAAAATGGCTACCCATCGGCGCTAGAGCTAGACGACAGTGTCCAGCCCAGCAGCAACGTCGATTTTCTAGACGAATTTAGCGATTTTGACGATCTTGGTAACTTGCCTGACTTTGAGCTGTCAGATAGCTCCGCCGGCTTTACTACCCCGTCCGTGGGTACTTCAGGCCTTAGTTCTACCGATGATAACGGCGGTTACAGCAACGGCACTTCAGCCTTTGACCTGAGTGATATGGGCGATCAGGCGGCGATTAGCGATGACGATATCTTTAGTATTGCCGGGGCTACCGATAGCCTGCCGGTCTTTACCCAGGGCGACAGTCATGAGGTAGAGGCGGTGTCGGCTGAGCAAGACTGGCTGGGCTTTTTAGACAATGCTCCTTTGCCCCATAAAGAAATTATCGTGGCGATCGCCGCTGGAGTCGCTTCGGCCTTGGCGGTCGGAGTGATTAACTTTGCCGCCTCTACCCTGCGGCCGGGTCAGTCGATGCCTAAGGATGTACACGCGGCCATGGCTTTAGCCGGTGGCGTTGCTGGATTTGGCGCAGCCTTCGGAGCGAGCCACCTGGCCAACCGCCAGATGAAAAAGAGCGTCGATGATCTACAGCATCAGTTTGACACCGTCATTCAGGGCAACTTGACTGCCCGAGCCACGGTCTTCACCGAAGATGAGTTTGGTCGTCTGGCCAGCAGCTTTAACAAAATGTCGCGGGTGATTTTAACCACCACCAGTGAGGCCCAGCGCAAAGCCCAAGAGCAGGAGCAGGCCAAAGAAGACTTACAGCGCCAGGTTATTCGCCTGCTAGATGACGTAGAGGGCGCGGCACGAGGCGACCTAACCGTACAGGCGGAGGTCACCGCCGACGTGCTGGGGGCTGTCGCCGACTCGTTCAACCTCACCATTCAAAACCTGCGGGAAATTGTAGAACAGGTGAGTGTGGCCGCTCGCCAGGTCAGCAAAGGCTCTACCGAAAACGAGATTTTTGCCCGCAGCCTATCGGCAGACGCCTTGCGCCAGGCCGAGGAATTAGCAGTGACGCTGAACTCGGTACAGGTGATGACCGACTCGATTCAGCGGGTGGCCGAGAGCGCTCGCGAGGCAGAGGAAGTGGCGCGGACGGCATCGTCTACGGCGCTCAAGGGCGGCGAGTCGGTAGAGCGCACAGTGGCGGGGATTCTAGAGATTCGCGAAACGGTGGCGGAAACGACCCGCAAGGTGAAGCGTCTGGCGGAGTCGTCCCAAGAGATTTCTAAAATTGTGGCGTTGATTTCACAGATTGCTTCCCGTACGAACCTGTTGGCCCTCAACGCCAGTATTGAGGCAGCCCGAGCTGGGGAAGCAGGGCGAGGCTTTGCCATCGTGGCGGACGAAGTGCGGCAACTAGCTGACCGAGCCGCGAAGGCCTCGAAGGAAATTGAGCAGATTGTGCTGCAAATTCAAAGTGAGACGGGCGGGGTCATGACCGCGATGGAAGAGGGCACGCAGCAGGTGATTGAAGGCACCCGCCTGGCGGAACAGGCGAAGCGATCGCTCGAAGACATTATTCAAGTGTCAAACCGCATTGACGTGCTGGTGCGATCGATCACCGCTGATACCGTGGAACAAACCGAGACGTCACGCGCGGTGGCCCAGGTGATGCAATCGGTAGAACTCACCGCTCAGGAAACCTCCCAGGAGGCCCAACGGGTGTCGGGGTCACTGCAAAACCTAGTAGGAGTGGCTCGCGACCTACTCACATCAGTGGAGCGCTTTAAGGTGAACAAAGATAACTAG
- a CDS encoding chemotaxis protein CheW — MVGNPDFLTQTGQDQDPELQELETPDGELFLRFFVTAEDEFALPATGIRRIIEQPPDRITPIPNVSHLLLGTLNEQGRVVWVADLGQFLGYSAILNTDRPEISVIAIEDQGTMLGLAVNRIVGTRWLNPDKTQASDSSPDTMAPFLRGEWVIDAEENKTLRLLDHVAVIRSARWAT; from the coding sequence ATGGTAGGCAATCCTGACTTTCTCACCCAGACCGGACAAGACCAAGATCCAGAGCTGCAAGAACTGGAAACACCTGACGGCGAATTATTTCTGCGTTTTTTTGTCACAGCCGAAGACGAGTTTGCTCTACCCGCCACCGGCATTCGTCGCATTATTGAGCAACCCCCCGATCGCATCACACCGATTCCTAACGTTTCCCACCTGCTGCTGGGTACTCTCAACGAGCAGGGGCGGGTAGTATGGGTGGCCGATCTGGGTCAGTTTCTCGGCTATTCTGCCATTCTGAACACCGATCGCCCAGAGATTTCGGTCATTGCCATCGAAGACCAGGGAACTATGTTAGGGTTGGCCGTCAACCGAATTGTGGGCACTCGCTGGCTCAACCCTGACAAAACCCAGGCATCAGACAGCAGCCCAGACACCATGGCCCCGTTTTTGCGCGGTGAATGGGTCATTGACGCCGAAGAGAATAAGACTCTCAGGTTGCTCGACCACGTTGCTGTCATTCGCTCAGCTCGCTGGGCCACCTAG
- a CDS encoding response regulator transcription factor, with protein MSTVLVVEDSVPQREMITKLLRGVGLTVTVASDGMEALEQMKNQRPDMVVLDIVMPRMNGYELCRRIKADPSTQNVPIVMCSSKGEEFDRYWGMKQGADAYIAKPFQPTELVGTVKQLLRG; from the coding sequence ATGAGTACAGTTCTGGTGGTAGAAGATAGCGTTCCCCAGCGGGAAATGATTACAAAGCTACTGCGAGGGGTTGGCCTGACGGTAACCGTCGCCAGCGATGGCATGGAAGCCCTAGAACAGATGAAAAACCAGCGCCCCGATATGGTTGTGCTTGACATTGTTATGCCCCGCATGAATGGCTACGAGCTTTGCCGTCGCATCAAAGCCGATCCCTCTACCCAGAACGTGCCGATAGTCATGTGTTCATCCAAGGGCGAAGAGTTTGATCGCTACTGGGGTATGAAGCAGGGGGCAGACGCTTACATTGCCAAACCGTTTCAGCCGACCGAGCTAGTAGGTACGGTCAAGCAATTACTGAGGGGATAA
- a CDS encoding response regulator, which yields MQGYLSEIDIRSILQLIELGQRTGELYLESYGSNSNQPLGQPFDGALMVSDPPSWIVFLANGQLVYAGTTDNKLDRLRDHLHRYGIDKALPDPTTTAAIAAFNSLEYGTLWALLEQHVITPDQGRTILSHMVHETLFDLLSLHHGAFVFQLSSALSPQLMTHTISNLVAGLTQQIQTWHQLHPHLQSPDQCPVLLAPEAFRASVSDQVYRRMVTWMDGKTSIRRIARYLSRDLLSVARSLVPAIQQGQISLVYNSTEASPALNSQRPDPNRLPRIVCVDDSTTVRQSVEKILDGQGYEATSIGNPLKALGLLFQLQPNLILCDITMPELDGYELCAMLRHSSAFRQTPIVMLTGKDGFLDRVKARMVGATDYLTKPFGSGELLALVEKYVGPGDRNRPRPDTLLAEAIEDEFDIDFSEASLPR from the coding sequence ATGCAGGGTTATTTGTCAGAAATTGATATTCGCAGCATCTTGCAGCTCATCGAACTGGGGCAGCGCACTGGCGAGCTTTACTTGGAGAGCTACGGCAGCAATAGCAATCAGCCCCTCGGACAGCCCTTTGACGGCGCTTTGATGGTGAGTGATCCCCCGTCTTGGATTGTGTTTTTGGCCAACGGTCAGCTTGTTTATGCTGGCACCACCGACAACAAACTCGATCGCCTACGGGACCATTTACACCGCTACGGCATTGATAAGGCATTGCCTGATCCCACGACTACTGCTGCGATCGCCGCCTTTAACTCTCTCGAATACGGCACCCTGTGGGCTTTGCTAGAGCAACACGTCATCACCCCCGACCAAGGGCGAACCATTCTCAGCCATATGGTTCACGAAACCCTATTCGACTTGCTGAGCCTACACCATGGGGCCTTTGTCTTTCAGCTCAGCTCAGCCCTCAGTCCTCAGCTGATGACTCACACGATTAGTAACTTGGTGGCTGGGCTAACCCAGCAAATTCAAACCTGGCATCAGCTGCACCCTCACCTGCAATCTCCCGACCAATGCCCGGTGCTGCTAGCGCCTGAGGCTTTTCGCGCCAGTGTATCTGATCAGGTCTACCGCCGTATGGTCACCTGGATGGACGGCAAAACGTCAATTCGGCGAATTGCTCGCTATCTGAGTCGCGATCTGCTGAGCGTGGCTCGCAGCCTGGTACCCGCCATTCAACAGGGTCAGATTAGCCTCGTATACAACTCAACGGAGGCAAGCCCGGCCCTAAACAGCCAACGCCCCGATCCAAACCGTTTACCCCGAATTGTCTGTGTCGATGACAGCACCACTGTGCGCCAGTCGGTAGAGAAAATTTTGGATGGCCAGGGCTACGAAGCCACCTCCATTGGCAACCCGCTTAAGGCTCTGGGGCTGTTGTTTCAGCTCCAGCCCAACCTGATTCTCTGCGACATTACCATGCCCGAGCTGGATGGTTACGAGCTGTGCGCTATGCTGCGGCACTCCAGTGCCTTTCGGCAGACCCCGATTGTCATGCTGACGGGCAAAGACGGATTTTTAGACCGAGTCAAGGCCAGAATGGTAGGAGCGACTGACTACCTTACCAAACCCTTTGGCTCTGGCGAACTACTGGCCCTAGTTGAGAAATATGTTGGCCCGGGCGATCGCAACCGCCCCCGCCCCGACACGCTACTGGCTGAAGCCATCGAAGATGAGTTTGACATTGACTTCAGTGAAGCCTCCCTGCCTCGGTAA
- the hmpF gene encoding pilus motility taxis protein HmpF produces the protein MLYLAEVQKKTGFIGSGKPEFKLLACQRSENSWSAVTGDESLTAPDDASYNAGALVMVEVSGNRQIQRHYEAGRTLTSILQNFSNLSKKSKTQEEEIEQWKQSLTFQSQELNRRELDLEARQEQVEQAEADVEQLDAQRQELEQLRQALEQQQEELTRKNQDLEGAWAHLNGEMRRLEEQRAETNPVAGLDPSQVANLQGALNRLTEAVMPVEALREPLTHATDGLNYHQGLLGDYRQSLEDQRQGLEQRQQELDQQAGQLKQRWADWRQAEAQLVAKREDLKLRQQVIKSHQDQVQALSITLQAQGNLHQKIYDLLNTTDKVRLSKKVNVAALEAMDLEQLQTMVRDLETDLEKMSHFVSDQEEELTLEQQALEEIQAKMEQASEFDRLQLGTELAEEEDRYQMLNATLVGQRRNLIEREEVLSQHQAVLRRRQGLAVEETPVSAIDLEPLLNTIDLQRQQTTDTIQALEAEINQIQTAVSQLKKDIESSEVALATQRTEVESFEADLHQQHRDLAGLMGKVAVCEELINPAQESVNGLRQSLDNLAGAVTKLQEVNDYQLQAIAELRQTVVSVGAPQMAAS, from the coding sequence GTGCTGTACCTAGCAGAAGTCCAAAAAAAGACCGGATTTATCGGCAGCGGCAAGCCTGAATTTAAGCTGTTGGCCTGCCAGCGTAGTGAAAATAGCTGGAGTGCTGTGACGGGTGACGAAAGTCTCACCGCTCCTGACGATGCTTCCTACAATGCCGGTGCCCTGGTGATGGTAGAAGTAAGCGGCAACCGCCAGATACAGCGTCACTATGAAGCTGGACGCACGCTTACCAGCATTTTGCAGAATTTTTCTAACCTAAGCAAGAAATCTAAAACTCAGGAAGAAGAAATTGAGCAGTGGAAGCAGTCGCTGACCTTTCAAAGTCAGGAGCTGAACCGACGTGAGCTAGATTTAGAAGCCCGCCAGGAGCAAGTTGAGCAGGCTGAAGCAGACGTTGAGCAGCTCGACGCCCAACGTCAGGAACTAGAGCAACTCCGCCAAGCCCTAGAGCAGCAGCAGGAGGAGTTAACCCGTAAAAACCAGGACTTAGAAGGAGCATGGGCTCACCTGAATGGCGAAATGCGCCGCCTAGAAGAACAGCGGGCTGAGACCAATCCAGTGGCTGGCCTGGATCCAAGCCAGGTGGCTAATCTTCAGGGAGCGCTCAATCGTCTCACCGAGGCTGTTATGCCCGTTGAGGCGCTGCGGGAACCGCTCACTCACGCAACTGATGGTTTGAACTATCATCAGGGGCTGCTGGGCGACTATCGGCAATCTCTTGAAGATCAGCGTCAGGGTTTAGAGCAGCGTCAGCAGGAGCTAGATCAGCAGGCTGGCCAGCTAAAACAGCGCTGGGCCGATTGGCGCCAGGCCGAAGCCCAATTGGTGGCCAAACGAGAAGATTTGAAGCTTCGGCAGCAGGTGATTAAGAGCCATCAAGATCAGGTTCAGGCGCTGTCGATTACCCTACAAGCCCAGGGTAACCTGCACCAAAAAATTTATGATTTGCTCAACACAACCGACAAGGTGCGGTTGAGCAAAAAGGTAAATGTAGCGGCTCTAGAGGCGATGGATCTAGAGCAACTCCAAACGATGGTCAGGGACTTGGAAACAGATTTGGAGAAAATGTCGCACTTTGTCTCTGATCAAGAAGAAGAGCTGACTCTGGAGCAGCAGGCCCTAGAAGAGATTCAGGCCAAAATGGAACAGGCTAGTGAGTTCGATCGCCTTCAGTTGGGTACAGAACTGGCTGAGGAGGAAGACCGCTACCAAATGCTCAATGCAACTCTGGTGGGACAGCGCCGCAACTTAATTGAGCGGGAAGAGGTGCTGAGCCAACACCAGGCGGTACTGCGGCGACGTCAGGGCCTAGCGGTGGAAGAAACTCCGGTCAGCGCCATTGATCTAGAACCGTTGCTCAACACCATTGATCTTCAGCGTCAGCAGACCACAGATACTATTCAGGCCTTAGAAGCGGAGATCAATCAAATTCAAACAGCTGTTAGCCAGCTCAAAAAAGACATTGAGAGCAGTGAGGTGGCTTTGGCTACCCAACGTACCGAGGTTGAGTCTTTTGAGGCTGATCTGCACCAGCAGCATCGAGATTTGGCGGGGCTCATGGGTAAGGTCGCGGTGTGCGAAGAGTTGATCAACCCGGCGCAGGAAAGCGTCAACGGTTTGCGGCAGTCCTTAGACAACTTAGCCGGTGCCGTGACCAAGCTTCAGGAAGTGAACGATTATCAACTCCAGGCGATCGCCGAACTTAGACAGACTGTAGT